The DNA sequence CCTTTGTGGGGCATAACACCAGTCATGTGCCGCAGGATGCAATTGTTGTGCGTTCGAGTGCTATAAAGAACACTAATCCAGAGTTGGCTATCGCATTTCAACGTGGTCAAGAAGTTTGGCATCGGTCGGAGGCGTTAGCATTTGCCGCCGGTAAACGAGATTTTATTGCTGTTGCTGGAGCGCATGGAAAAACGTCGACGTCGGCAATGATTGCGCGTGCATTATCTGCTTTGGAAGCTTATCCGTCTTGGGCTATTGGAGGCCATCTTGCCGGTGACGAGCCAGGTGGACATCTAGGTTCTGGAACGGTACTTGTTGCGGAGGCTGATGAATCGGACGGATCGTTTTTGAACTATGAACCACGGATTGCATTAGTAACAAATGTTGAACCTGATCATCTTGATCATTATGGTTCTGCCGAAGCTTTTGCACAGGCTTTTGTTAAATTTGCGCAACGGATAAAACCGGGTGGGTTGCTGGTATGTTGCACCGATGATCCGGGGGCAGCGCAATTGGCATATGCTGCACGTGCTTTAGGAATTCGCGTTACGACATATGGAATTAAGCCCTTTGAAGGTGACCATTGCTTAATCACCGATATTGTATCGTCTAATGATGCTGTTAGCGCACATGTTATGCGGGGTGAACAACTAGTAAAGATCGCGTTAGCGGTTCCCGGTGAACATATGATGCTTAATGGTGTAGGGGCATGGATAGCATGTTGCGATCTTGGTTTTGCCCCTGAAGATGTCGCACGGGCTCTAGCACATTTCCGCGGTACAGGACGGCGGTTTGAGCTTCGTGGTGAAGTGCGCGGAGTGCGAGTTATTGACGATTATGCTCATCATCCTACGGAGGTTGCTGCCACGCTCAACACGGCACGTTCAGTAAGCCAGGGTGGCGTTAGGGTAGTGTTCCAACCTCATCTTTACTCTCGAACAAAGAATTTTGCCAATGAGTTTGCTCATGCACTTGATCTTGCCGATGAGGTCATCGTTACTTCGGTATATGCAGCTCGTGAAGTACCTGCAGATGGGGTCGAAGGTGATGCTATTGTTCGTTACTCGTCCAAAGCGATATATGAACCAGATATGGTTACAGCGGGTCGTCGCATTGCTTCCCAAGCAGTTCCAGGCGATCTTATTCTGACGATGGGAGCCGGAAGTATTACGACGTTAGTTCCGACGATTTTGAGTGAGCTAGACCGATGAGAACCCCGCGCCGGCCTCGTAAACCGACTCCGCTAGAACAAGCGGCAATACCTGAACGCATGCATGGCGGAGAAGCGAAACCGTATGTAATATCCGATTCAGAGCAAGATTATGTGCCCACTGCCTTAGTAGATTCAGAGGATTTTGCTGCCCAAGAATATGATGACGAGGATGATTATGGGTCCGACGGCGAGGCAGCTTTGGTGGGGGATGAACCCGGTGTTGAGGATGCGTCAGGCGTTAGAAAACCGGTAGAACTCAGCGAACGTTGGCAAGAACGGCAAGCAGAGAAACGCCGCATTCGTCTCAAGCGAGTTATTTCGATCGGCGGGGTGCTGGCTGGGGTTGCTTTGACGGTCTGGATATTTTTGTTTTCCCCGTTATTTTCGTATGAGTTTCATGACAATGATATCCAGGGGCTGACTGAAGATTCTATTGTAGATCGGGCGAAGCTAGCCGATATTTTGCGATCATATAACGGCGAACAGATTTTTCTTTTCGACGATGCTGAATTAGAAGCCTCAGTTATCAATGCTCTTCCTGAGGTATCCAATATATCATCGTCGTATAAGTTTCCGAATTCTCTCACTTTTAATGTTGAAGCTCAGATTCCGGTTGCTTGTATCGTCACTGGCTCTACATGCCAAGCTGTGGCCGAAGATGGCACAAAACTGACTATTCCTGCAGATCAACTCGCTAACTTGCCAAAGATAGGCGATTTACCCGCTGAGCTGGATCAAGAACTTGCGATGTCAGGATTAATGAGTGTGCTTGAGAGTTTGTCTGATGACGCTCGATCCTTGGTTGGCCAGCTTATTATTGATCGGCATCAACTCATTACGTTAACGTTGAGTGATGGCCGTACCGTTGTGTGGGGGACGGCGGAAAAAAATGAGCAAAAGAGCAAGATTCTCATGGCATTACTTGGACAAGGCAGTCATTTTATTGATATTTCTGCACCCTCTGCACCAGTGACAAGTAACTAATTTCGCAACACACCTACGAGAGTCTTGCAACTAGGCCCATAATTCTTTAACTTTTGCGCGAGGTTGGAAGCTTAAAACCTCAAGTTTTACTTGAGGTTTTTTGGAAGGAAACGAGAGATATGTTTAATAGCAATGCAAACATCAAAGTTGTTGGTGTTGGCGGCGGCGGTGTTAATGCCGTTGACCGGATGGTTCAAGATGGGCTAGTCGGTGTCGATTTTGTTGCAGTAAATACTGACAATCAGAGCTTGGCAAAGTCTGAAGCAGAAACTAAGTTGGATATCGGACGCGATATTTCTAACGGTTTGGGAGCCGGGGCGGATCCAACGGTGGGTCGTCGCGCGGCAGAAGAAAATGCAGACACTATCCAAGAAACGCTTAAAGACGCTGATATGGTGTTTGTGACAGCTGGTGAAGGCGGCGGTACTGGAACAGGTGCCGCACCAGTAGTTGCACAAATTGCACGCGATTTAGGCGCGTTAACTATTGGTGTTGTTACTCGTCCATTCACTTTCGAAGGACGTCAACGTGCTAATAATGCCGACTCCGGTATTGCTGCACTGCGTGAGGCAGTCGATACGTTGATCGTTATTCCTAATGATCGACTTTTGCAGATTTCTGAGGAATCGCTGTCGATTATTGAAGCTTACCGGCTAGCAGATCAAGTGCTTCGGTCTGGCGTTCAGGGGATCTCGGATCTTATTACCAAGCCTGGTTTGGTGAATTTGGACTTTGCTGACGTTAAAGCCATTATGAAGGATGCTGGTACAGCATTAATGGGCATTGGTGTGGCTACCGGTGAAGATCGCGCAATGCGGGCTGCTGAGATGGCTATTTCCTCGCCATTGCTTGAAGCTCGGATTGATGGCGCACGCGGAGTCTTACTTGCCTACACCGTTTCGGAAAGCTTTGGTCTACATGAATTAGCACAGGCTTCTGACCTTATTAAGGAATCCGTTGCTGATGACGCCAATATTATTGTCGGTGTTACGATTGACGATAATGTCGGTGATGAAGTGCGACTTACCGTTATTGCAGCCGGTTTCGATCAAGAAAATGACTACCTATTAGCTCAGACTCAGAAACGTGCCCCAGGGGAAGTTCAGCAAGAGCCGCGAGCAAAGCATGTCATGACTGAGCCAGTAGCTCCTCGTGAAGAAGCTGCCCGACCAACCGTTACTGGAACACCTGTTCCGCCTCCGGTTGCTGAACCTGTAGCAACACCGGTGCCACCAGTCGTGCCGGAGCAGCCAACATCTCTTGATGTTCCACCCACTCTTGAAGAAGAGAAGTTTAACCGTCGTCCTGATTTAGATATTCCAGATTTCTTGGTTAACGGTAACTAATTTCTTTTCCGTGTTCCAACCTCAAGGGCTGTAGTGCAGTGGTGCATTACAGCCCTTGTAGATTTGTGGCCACTAATGAATTACATAGCTAAAATGTCTAGGAGATGCCTATGAGTACTGTGCATAATTTGGGATCGAGTATTTCATATATGTTTACGACCATTGAGGGTGGTGTTTCGTGTCCGCCGTATAGTGAAGCTAACCTTGGTTTCCATGTCGGCGATGATCCTATTTCAGTAGCTGAAAATCGGCAGATTTTGTCGCGAAAGATTAATACTGAGCTTGTGTGGATGAATCAGGTTCACGGTTGTGATATTCGTGTTCTTACTGATTTAACGCTTGTAGAAGTGCCACGCGATCGTTATGGGTTTTTGACTTTAGATAATGTTGATGGGGTGATGTTTGACAGTGATCGTATTCCCGCTACCGGCATAGCCTTAGCTGTCATGGTGGCTGATTGTGTACCGGTGCTCATCGCTGATGTAGTGACTTGTAGAATTGCGGCAGTACACATGGGACGTGCTGGGATGTCTGGCCGGATTTTACATCGTGCTATTTCAATGTTCTTAGAGAGGGGCTCAAATCCCGCTAATCTGCGTATTATTTTTGGTCCGCACATTTGTAGTCAATGCTACGAAGTTCCGGAAGAGTTACGTGCACAGATGCCAGTAGCTGCTCGTAGTTATACCCGATGGGGTAGCCCGAGTGTGGATATTGCGGGTGGGGGAATTGCACAAGTGCACGAATTAGGCTGTAGGGCTGAAGTGAGCAACGAGTGTACATATGAAAACGAGCATTATTTTTCTCATCGCCGAGCTATGAAAGAAGACCACCAAACGGGGCGCTTTGCTGGAGTTATCTATATTAAACCTAACGACACGCCAGTAAAATACTAGGATTTTCCGGCTATAACACTTACCTTTAGGAAAGGTAAGGAATTAAGGAGTCCATAATGGGTATTTTTGATCGGATCGCAGCCAAGGCAGCACCATATGAAGATGATGCGGAATATGATGCATACGATCAGTATGATGGTGAAGGCTATTTCGAAGAGGATGATTCGCAGGTAGCTCCACTACATTCGATTCCTTCGGTGCCAGAAGTTGCGCGTATCGTCACCGTGTGGGTGTCCGATTTTAAAGAAGTTAAGGACTTTGCAACTGAATACCGTGCAGGTTTGCCAGTGATCTTAAATTTGTCGGACGCGACAAATGATGATCGTAAGCGGATTGTGGATTTTGCACTCGGTCTCGTTTTCGGTTTAGAAGGCGCTTTCTCGCGCATTTCTGAGGATGTCTTTTTGCTTACGCCACATTCCGTTAAGCTCGATTCTATGGGTGCGGAAGAACCGCATAACTTCGGCTGATAATGTCCTTTCTTCTTATTGCCGTTATATGGTTATGTAGCGCCTATACTTTTGTGCTTTTCGCGCGTGTTGCGCTCGATTTGATATTAACTTTGGCGCGTGACTGGCGGCCTTCAAGTGGCGTGGTTATCGTGATTAATGCGGTCTATTATTTAACGGATCCGCCGTTACGGATAATTAATCGATTTATTCCACCACTGAGATTAGGTGGAATTGCATTGGATGTGGGATTCATTCTATTGTTCGTGGCGGTTCGCTTAATTCAGAATATCGCGCTCGGCTTATTGTGATGATAATTATAGGTATTTCTACCTAAAATTAGACAATTTTGTCGGTGTAATACCTTTTTTGTTTATTAAAAAGTTATGAAATTTCTTCTAAATTACCCGTGGAGTGCATTCCTCTAGTAATCTATCGTGGTAGGTACTCAAAACGGAGTACATGAATTTTTAAACGAGGTGAATAATGGCTCAGCTTACTGAACAAGATGTGGTGAACAAACAGTTCAAGGAGCCCGCTTCCGTCGCGGACGGCTACGATCAGGATGAGGTCGACTTTTTCTTAGATGAAGTCGCAGAGACTATCGCAAAGCTCACTGCTGAAAAGGCAGAGCTAGAAGAGAAGCTTGCTCGGGCTCAGGCACGAGTTATCGAGCTTGAAAATGCTCAAGGAATGGCTCAGCCACAGGCTGGCGGTGCAGCTCCATCTGATGCTACTTCCACAACTGCATTTGCTCCAGTCTCAGTTGATAATGAAGCGGCTCAAGCAACATCTGTTTTGGCGATGGCAAAGCAGTTGCATGACAAGTTCGTTGCTGATGGCAAGGCTGAAAATGAGCGGTTGATTGCTGAAGGTGAGGCTGAGAAGATTCGAATCGTCACCGAAGCAGAAGATATTCACAACCGTACTTTGACAAAGCTTGAAGAAGAGCGTTCTCTCATTGAGCGCAAGATTGCTGAACTTCGTGATTTCGAACGCGATTATCGTACTCGCCTCAAGAGCTACTTGGAGTCCTTGTTGCATAACGTTGATTCGAATCAGCAGTAATTCTTACTCGACTTCTGGGACCGGCACATATGATTGCCGGTCCCTTGTCGTTTCATTACTCAACCTTTGTTAGAATCACTGGGTGACGAAAAAGAATCTTGCATATGCAGTAGTAATTGCACTTATCGTGGTAGTAGCTGATCAGGCTTCGAAACAATGGGCATTACATGCGTTAGGTGATGGGCAAAGTATTGCATTATTAGGTGATGCGCTCAGTTTACATTTAACATTCAATCCCGGTGCTGCATTTTCCTTTCTAGACGATGCAACATGGATTTTTACACTTCTTAGTTCAATTTTTGTTCTGGGAGTGCCGTTCCTTGTTCCGAAGTTTTCGTCGGTTCCTGTGTTGTATACCGGTGCGCTGATTTGGGGAGGTGCTTTAGGAAATCTCATTGATCGACTTATGCGCGCCCCAGGATTTCCACAAGGGCATGTTGTGGACTTTATCCGCTACTCGAATTGGTTTATTGGCAACGTTGCCGATATTGCATTGGTAGTGGGGTTCGCACTATTGATTCTTTTGGAGATACGTGGTTCAACCACGTTCACGAAACAGGAGAAGAAGTGACTCATACTTACGTCGTTCCCGACGGTTTTGCTGGGGAACGTCTTGATGCCACATTGGCAAAGATGACCGGGTTGTCCCGGTCCAAAGTTGTTGAGCTGATTCTTGGTGGGGATGTCCAAGTGGATGGAACTATACCGGGAAAATCAGATAGGGCGCATGGCGGGAGTATCGTCGTCGTCAAGATTCCGGCACCACCTTCAACTGAGCCAGAACTCACGCCAGTTGATGGAATGGGAATTTTGTATGAAGACGAAGATATTATTGTTATCGATAAACCGGCTGGTGTTGCAGCACATGCTTCGCAAAACTTTGAAGGACCAAATGTTTTAGGGGCACTTTTAGCTTCCGGGATACGTTTGACGACGTCGGGGCCACAAGAGCGAATGGGGATTGTCCATCGTCTAGATGTTGGAACAACTGGAGCGATGGTTGTGGCTAAATCTGAGCTTGCGTATACGATCCTGAAACGAGCATTTCGAGACCGGACAGTAACTAAAATTTATCATGCCCTCGTTCAGGGACACCCTGATCCGATGCGTGGAACTATTGAAGCACCAATAGGGCGCGATCATCGGCATCAGTGGAAAATGAATATTCGAGCGGATGGCAAGCACTCAATCACTCACTATGACACAATCGAAGCGATGGCTGGGGCAAGTTTGCTCGAAGTACATTTGGAAACTGGTCGCACCCATCAGATACGAGTCCATATGAGTGCGCTCAAACATCCTTGTGTTGGTGATGACATGTATGGTGCAGACCCTCGCCTTTCTCAGAAACTTGGGCTCGACCGGCAATGGCTACATGCGGTCCGTCTTGGGTTTGATCATCCACGAACTGGTCACTATTTAGAAGTTGAATCTCAGTATCCTACGGATCTACAACATGCATTGGATGCAATGCGAGAAGGTATTTTATGACTAAGGTTCAACGATTGAGATGGAATGATGATCTAGCTGAACTTTACCGGCTTCGTCTTGATGTTTTTGTCACCGAACAACATGTTCCACAAGAACAAGAGATTGATGAACGAGATACAATGCCAGGCACATATCATGTGTTGGTTTGTGATCCGCATACTAGACAAGCGATGGCAACTGGGCGCGTTTTTCGTGACGCTTCAGGAATAGTCCATATAGGGCGAGTGGCTGTTCGTCGCGGAACGCGTGGTACGGGTCTTGGATCGGTTGTTATGAGTGAACTTGCTACTATTGCGTTAGAAGAATTCGCTAGTGAAGGGAAAGTCACGATTGAACTGTCTGCTCAACTCAGAGCAATCGGCTTCTATGAAAAATTAGGCTACCGCATCATCAATAATGAGGTATATCTCGATGCTGGTATTGAACATAAAGATATGGCGCAAACATTTCATCGCTAGTGAACTCACAGTGATAACAAGCAGGCATGTGTGACGGGTAGTCAGTAGACTAGAGGCATGGCTGGAAAAAACTTTGCGCATTTGCATGTTCATACTGATTATTCGCTTCTTGATGGTGCAGCGAAAATCAATAAACTCGTTGCCGAAGTGGCACGTTTAGAGCAACCAGCTGTTGCAATAACTGATCATGGTTATCTGTTTGGCGCCTATGAAATGTATAAGGCCGCTACCGCAGCAGGGATTAAGCCAATTATTGGCTTAGAAGCGTATATGACTCCAGGAACATCACGCTTTGACCAAACACGACAACTATGGGGAACACCTGATCAACGTGCTGATGACGTTTCAGCACGTGGCGCATACACCCATATGACGCTGTTATCAGAGAATAATACTGGGATGCATAATCTGTTCCGCATGAACTCGTTAGCGTCCCTTGAAGGCCAAATGGGTAAATGGCCACGCATGGATCGAGAACTACTAGAAACGTACCATGAA is a window from the Arcanobacterium buesumense genome containing:
- a CDS encoding cell division protein FtsQ/DivIB; this translates as MRTPRRPRKPTPLEQAAIPERMHGGEAKPYVISDSEQDYVPTALVDSEDFAAQEYDDEDDYGSDGEAALVGDEPGVEDASGVRKPVELSERWQERQAEKRRIRLKRVISIGGVLAGVALTVWIFLFSPLFSYEFHDNDIQGLTEDSIVDRAKLADILRSYNGEQIFLFDDAELEASVINALPEVSNISSSYKFPNSLTFNVEAQIPVACIVTGSTCQAVAEDGTKLTIPADQLANLPKIGDLPAELDQELAMSGLMSVLESLSDDARSLVGQLIIDRHQLITLTLSDGRTVVWGTAEKNEQKSKILMALLGQGSHFIDISAPSAPVTSN
- a CDS encoding polyphenol oxidase family protein, whose product is MSTVHNLGSSISYMFTTIEGGVSCPPYSEANLGFHVGDDPISVAENRQILSRKINTELVWMNQVHGCDIRVLTDLTLVEVPRDRYGFLTLDNVDGVMFDSDRIPATGIALAVMVADCVPVLIADVVTCRIAAVHMGRAGMSGRILHRAISMFLERGSNPANLRIIFGPHICSQCYEVPEELRAQMPVAARSYTRWGSPSVDIAGGGIAQVHELGCRAEVSNECTYENEHYFSHRRAMKEDHQTGRFAGVIYIKPNDTPVKY
- the ftsZ gene encoding cell division protein FtsZ translates to MFNSNANIKVVGVGGGGVNAVDRMVQDGLVGVDFVAVNTDNQSLAKSEAETKLDIGRDISNGLGAGADPTVGRRAAEENADTIQETLKDADMVFVTAGEGGGTGTGAAPVVAQIARDLGALTIGVVTRPFTFEGRQRANNADSGIAALREAVDTLIVIPNDRLLQISEESLSIIEAYRLADQVLRSGVQGISDLITKPGLVNLDFADVKAIMKDAGTALMGIGVATGEDRAMRAAEMAISSPLLEARIDGARGVLLAYTVSESFGLHELAQASDLIKESVADDANIIVGVTIDDNVGDEVRLTVIAAGFDQENDYLLAQTQKRAPGEVQQEPRAKHVMTEPVAPREEAARPTVTGTPVPPPVAEPVATPVPPVVPEQPTSLDVPPTLEEEKFNRRPDLDIPDFLVNGN
- the lspA gene encoding signal peptidase II produces the protein MTKKNLAYAVVIALIVVVADQASKQWALHALGDGQSIALLGDALSLHLTFNPGAAFSFLDDATWIFTLLSSIFVLGVPFLVPKFSSVPVLYTGALIWGGALGNLIDRLMRAPGFPQGHVVDFIRYSNWFIGNVADIALVVGFALLILLEIRGSTTFTKQEKK
- the murC gene encoding UDP-N-acetylmuramate--L-alanine ligase, with product MKFHLIGVGGAGMNVVARLLSAEGHEVSGSDRDFSAVLQELAAEGITTFVGHNTSHVPQDAIVVRSSAIKNTNPELAIAFQRGQEVWHRSEALAFAAGKRDFIAVAGAHGKTSTSAMIARALSALEAYPSWAIGGHLAGDEPGGHLGSGTVLVAEADESDGSFLNYEPRIALVTNVEPDHLDHYGSAEAFAQAFVKFAQRIKPGGLLVCCTDDPGAAQLAYAARALGIRVTTYGIKPFEGDHCLITDIVSSNDAVSAHVMRGEQLVKIALAVPGEHMMLNGVGAWIACCDLGFAPEDVARALAHFRGTGRRFELRGEVRGVRVIDDYAHHPTEVAATLNTARSVSQGGVRVVFQPHLYSRTKNFANEFAHALDLADEVIVTSVYAAREVPADGVEGDAIVRYSSKAIYEPDMVTAGRRIASQAVPGDLILTMGAGSITTLVPTILSELDR
- a CDS encoding RluA family pseudouridine synthase; the encoded protein is MTHTYVVPDGFAGERLDATLAKMTGLSRSKVVELILGGDVQVDGTIPGKSDRAHGGSIVVVKIPAPPSTEPELTPVDGMGILYEDEDIIVIDKPAGVAAHASQNFEGPNVLGALLASGIRLTTSGPQERMGIVHRLDVGTTGAMVVAKSELAYTILKRAFRDRTVTKIYHALVQGHPDPMRGTIEAPIGRDHRHQWKMNIRADGKHSITHYDTIEAMAGASLLEVHLETGRTHQIRVHMSALKHPCVGDDMYGADPRLSQKLGLDRQWLHAVRLGFDHPRTGHYLEVESQYPTDLQHALDAMREGIL
- a CDS encoding DivIVA domain-containing protein, coding for MAQLTEQDVVNKQFKEPASVADGYDQDEVDFFLDEVAETIAKLTAEKAELEEKLARAQARVIELENAQGMAQPQAGGAAPSDATSTTAFAPVSVDNEAAQATSVLAMAKQLHDKFVADGKAENERLIAEGEAEKIRIVTEAEDIHNRTLTKLEEERSLIERKIAELRDFERDYRTRLKSYLESLLHNVDSNQQ
- a CDS encoding GNAT family N-acetyltransferase, whose translation is MTKVQRLRWNDDLAELYRLRLDVFVTEQHVPQEQEIDERDTMPGTYHVLVCDPHTRQAMATGRVFRDASGIVHIGRVAVRRGTRGTGLGSVVMSELATIALEEFASEGKVTIELSAQLRAIGFYEKLGYRIINNEVYLDAGIEHKDMAQTFHR
- a CDS encoding cell division protein SepF; translation: MGIFDRIAAKAAPYEDDAEYDAYDQYDGEGYFEEDDSQVAPLHSIPSVPEVARIVTVWVSDFKEVKDFATEYRAGLPVILNLSDATNDDRKRIVDFALGLVFGLEGAFSRISEDVFLLTPHSVKLDSMGAEEPHNFG
- a CDS encoding YggT family protein; its protein translation is MSFLLIAVIWLCSAYTFVLFARVALDLILTLARDWRPSSGVVIVINAVYYLTDPPLRIINRFIPPLRLGGIALDVGFILLFVAVRLIQNIALGLL